In Massilia violaceinigra, one DNA window encodes the following:
- a CDS encoding response regulator, with amino-acid sequence MDTGMNNGLKTILYVEDDLHVRTTAKLVLEVIGKFEVRDCGSGREALLAALDFKPDLILLDVMMPELDGLATLAMLRRMPHLAETPALFVTGLTSEADVRRYAEAGAIGVIPKPLMPLRLTGQLHSLWEQHALAAA; translated from the coding sequence ATGGACACCGGCATGAACAACGGCCTCAAGACCATCCTGTACGTCGAAGACGACCTGCATGTGCGCACCACGGCCAAGCTGGTGCTGGAGGTGATCGGCAAATTCGAGGTGCGCGACTGCGGCTCCGGGCGCGAAGCGCTGCTGGCGGCCTTGGATTTCAAGCCCGACCTGATTTTGCTGGACGTGATGATGCCCGAACTGGACGGCCTCGCCACCCTGGCCATGCTGCGCCGCATGCCGCACCTGGCCGAGACGCCGGCACTGTTCGTGACGGGCCTGACATCGGAGGCGGACGTGCGGCGCTATGCCGAGGCGGGCGCGATCGGGGTCATTCCCAAGCCCCTGATGCCGCTGCGCCTGACCGGCCAGCTGCACTCGCTGTGGGAGCAGCACGCGCTTGCCGCGGCTTGA
- the thiE gene encoding thiamine phosphate synthase: MRGLYLVTPNWDDTERLLDCTRAALDGGVALVQYRHKDASPDLRRRQGAALLALCRRYGRPLVINDHLDLCLTLGADGVHVGGTDASVAQVRAALGPGKIVGASCYGDLELARAAERDGATYAAFGGFYPSPVKRYSFTTAPDILLEARSQIALPLVVIGGMTPRNAVPLVERGADMVAAITSVYGSADPTCAARQFDALFGAQRKTCANVTGAV, translated from the coding sequence ATGCGCGGACTTTACCTGGTCACCCCCAACTGGGACGATACCGAACGCCTGCTCGACTGCACCCGCGCCGCCCTCGATGGCGGGGTGGCGCTGGTCCAGTACCGGCACAAGGACGCCAGCCCGGATCTGCGCCGGCGCCAGGGCGCGGCATTGCTGGCGCTGTGCCGCCGCTACGGCCGTCCGCTGGTCATCAACGACCACCTCGACCTGTGCCTGACCTTGGGCGCCGACGGCGTGCACGTGGGCGGCACCGACGCTTCCGTGGCGCAGGTGCGCGCCGCCCTGGGACCGGGCAAGATCGTCGGCGCCTCCTGCTACGGCGACCTGGAACTGGCGCGCGCGGCCGAACGCGATGGCGCCACCTACGCGGCCTTCGGCGGCTTCTATCCCTCGCCGGTCAAGCGCTACAGCTTCACCACCGCGCCGGATATTCTGCTGGAAGCGCGCAGCCAGATCGCGCTGCCGCTGGTCGTCATCGGCGGCATGACACCGCGTAACGCCGTGCCGCTGGTCGAACGCGGCGCCGACATGGTGGCGGCGATTACATCGGTCTACGGCAGCGCCGATCCGACTTGTGCCGCGCGCCAGTTCGACGCCTTGTTCGGCGCACAGCGGAAAACGTGCGCGAACGTGACCGGGGCCGTATAA
- a CDS encoding ANTAR domain-containing response regulator codes for MPNSAPVAKRRILIVDDDPLLLQFLNEVIGHAGYDTVTASSGEEALQQIVAGEPDMALLDITMPGMTGLELAHHLKTHTTVPFMFLSAIGDSESSKQAAAYGALGYLVKPVDAERLMPAFEAGLARADDIRQLRRTELNLNAALAAGRETSLAVGLLMGKFQTDRNTAFEVMRDHARSSRRKINEVADQLLAAEETLNSLHAGFASRLKSK; via the coding sequence GTGCCAAATTCCGCCCCTGTCGCGAAACGCCGCATCCTCATCGTCGACGACGATCCGCTGCTCCTGCAGTTTCTCAATGAAGTCATCGGCCACGCCGGCTACGACACGGTGACCGCGTCGTCCGGCGAAGAAGCGCTGCAGCAGATCGTCGCGGGGGAGCCGGACATGGCGCTGCTCGACATCACCATGCCCGGCATGACGGGGCTGGAACTGGCACACCACCTCAAGACCCACACCACGGTGCCATTCATGTTCCTGTCGGCCATCGGCGACAGCGAATCGAGCAAGCAGGCCGCCGCCTACGGCGCGCTCGGCTATCTGGTCAAGCCGGTCGACGCCGAGCGCCTGATGCCGGCCTTCGAGGCAGGTCTTGCGCGCGCCGACGATATCCGCCAGCTGCGCCGCACGGAACTGAACCTGAACGCCGCCCTGGCCGCCGGACGCGAAACCAGCCTGGCCGTGGGCCTGTTGATGGGCAAATTCCAGACCGACCGCAACACCGCCTTCGAGGTGATGCGCGACCACGCGCGTTCGAGCCGGCGCAAGATCAACGAAGTGGCCGACCAGCTGCTGGCGGCCGAAGAAACGTTGAACAGTTTGCATGCCGGTTTTGCCAGTCGTCTCAAATCGAAGTGA
- a CDS encoding M56 family metallopeptidase, which translates to MNDMLAVIVPSLGWALLDFVWQGLLIGCLAAMVLGLLRGARPQLRYAVGCAALLLCAALPLAGTVQRVLDAQAVTTMLPLAAIGMPAMPGDAPMLAAQVATWEPVLQQRLPLLMFFWSCGAGLLALRLMLGLAWVRRRSQPGRYAHNAAWQARVDRLALRFGVARKVALGLVDDLPSPVTAGWWRPVILVPASLVSGMPPDLLEALLAHEMAHIKRFDYLVNLIQSAIEIVLFYHPAVWWLSHRVRIEREQIADDLAASMLGEPRRLALALSELDQFQFSTPQLAHGAHGGNLMSRIKRLVRPDTEPLNWKMALPILGLSAACAAFYANAQTAPLPLAKTARVDSAPAIPPVPPVPPAPPATPALPAASMDVPVPPVPPMPPMPPRPPVTITKGAGEMSYALVQGAERKGMLSGDSRDFDDIDAAKHTVKGDFLWFRQGGKAYVVQDPALIARVTDAYAPLKRLGERMDVHGKEMEKHGKVVEQLGRDMERTVGANRPDDAETQRITGLIGALASQQGRLQRDIVLLERQIDDASGAARAQLSGKRDQLNVKLGDIERQLDQQHAQLERQHSKLADARAPMDAIGKQMKEAGKPMDALGKQMNVLGREMDQQAKAAERVMREVLRDAVARGLARPVRGDRAG; encoded by the coding sequence ATGAACGACATGCTCGCCGTTATCGTGCCCAGCCTGGGCTGGGCGCTGCTCGATTTTGTGTGGCAGGGATTGCTGATCGGCTGCCTCGCCGCCATGGTGCTGGGATTGCTGCGCGGCGCGCGTCCCCAGCTGCGCTACGCGGTCGGCTGCGCCGCGCTGCTGCTGTGCGCCGCCTTGCCGCTGGCCGGCACGGTGCAGCGCGTGCTCGACGCGCAGGCGGTCACGACGATGTTGCCGCTGGCTGCGATCGGCATGCCGGCCATGCCCGGCGACGCGCCGATGCTGGCCGCGCAGGTCGCCACCTGGGAGCCGGTGCTGCAGCAGCGCCTGCCCCTGCTGATGTTTTTCTGGAGCTGCGGCGCCGGCCTGCTGGCGCTGCGCCTGATGTTGGGCCTGGCCTGGGTGCGGCGCCGCAGCCAGCCGGGCCGGTATGCGCACAACGCCGCCTGGCAGGCGAGGGTGGACCGGCTGGCGCTGCGTTTCGGCGTGGCGCGCAAGGTCGCGCTGGGGCTGGTGGACGACTTGCCCAGCCCGGTCACGGCCGGCTGGTGGCGCCCGGTGATCCTGGTGCCGGCGTCGCTGGTAAGCGGCATGCCGCCCGACCTGCTGGAAGCCCTGCTGGCGCACGAAATGGCGCATATCAAGCGCTTCGACTACCTGGTCAACCTGATTCAAAGCGCGATTGAAATCGTGCTGTTCTATCACCCGGCGGTGTGGTGGCTGTCGCACCGGGTGCGGATCGAGCGCGAACAGATCGCAGATGATTTAGCAGCAAGCATGCTCGGCGAACCGCGGCGTCTGGCGCTTGCATTATCCGAACTGGACCAGTTCCAGTTCTCCACACCTCAACTCGCCCACGGGGCTCACGGAGGAAATCTTATGTCCCGCATTAAACGCCTGGTACGCCCGGATACCGAACCGCTCAACTGGAAAATGGCGCTGCCGATTCTCGGCCTGTCGGCCGCCTGCGCCGCCTTCTATGCAAACGCGCAGACAGCGCCGCTACCGCTTGCCAAAACCGCGCGCGTCGATAGTGCGCCGGCGATCCCTCCGGTGCCACCGGTGCCCCCGGCGCCGCCCGCCACCCCGGCCCTTCCCGCGGCATCGATGGATGTGCCGGTGCCGCCGGTACCACCCATGCCACCGATGCCGCCGCGTCCTCCCGTGACCATCACCAAGGGCGCCGGCGAGATGTCGTATGCGCTGGTGCAGGGCGCCGAGCGCAAGGGCATGCTCAGTGGCGACAGCCGCGATTTCGACGACATCGACGCCGCCAAGCACACCGTCAAGGGCGATTTCCTGTGGTTCCGCCAGGGCGGCAAGGCTTACGTGGTGCAGGACCCTGCGCTGATCGCCAGGGTGACCGACGCCTATGCGCCGCTCAAGCGCCTCGGCGAGCGGATGGACGTGCATGGCAAGGAGATGGAAAAGCACGGCAAGGTGGTTGAACAGCTGGGCCGCGACATGGAACGCACTGTGGGCGCCAATCGGCCCGACGACGCTGAAACGCAGCGCATCACCGGTCTGATCGGGGCGCTGGCATCTCAGCAGGGCCGCTTGCAGCGCGACATTGTGCTGCTCGAGCGCCAGATCGACGACGCCAGCGGGGCCGCGCGCGCCCAGTTGTCGGGAAAACGCGACCAGCTCAACGTCAAGCTGGGCGACATCGAACGCCAGCTCGACCAGCAGCACGCGCAACTGGAACGCCAGCACAGCAAGCTCGCCGATGCGCGCGCTCCGATGGATGCCATCGGCAAGCAGATGAAAGAAGCCGGCAAACCGATGGACGCGCTGGGCAAGCAGATGAATGTACTGGGACGGGAAATGGACCAGCAAGCCAAAGCGGCCGAGCGCGTGATGCGCGAGGTGCTGCGCGATGCGGTCGCCAGGGGCCTGGCGCGGCCCGTGCGAGGGGACCGCGCGGGCTGA
- a CDS encoding S-(hydroxymethyl)glutathione dehydrogenase/class III alcohol dehydrogenase, translated as MKTKAAIAWKAGQPLTIEEVDLAGPREGEVLVEIKATGICHTDYYTLSGADPEGIFPAILGHEGAGVVVDVGPGVKSLSKDDHVIPLYTPECRQCKFCLSQKTNLCQSIRSTQGRGLMPDATSRFSIDGKPIFHYMGTSTFSNYIVVPEIALAKVRSDAPFDKICYIGCGVTTGVGAVLFTAKVEAGANVVVFGLGGIGLNVIQAAKMVGADKIIGVDLNPEREAMARKFGMTHFINPSKVENVVDTIIQLTDGGSDYSFECIGNVTTMRQSLESSHKGWGQSIIIGVAAAGQEISTRPFQLVTGRVWKGSAFGGARGRTDVPKIVDWYMEGKINIDDLITHRLPLERINEGFDLMKSGESIRSVVLY; from the coding sequence ATGAAAACCAAGGCAGCGATTGCATGGAAGGCGGGCCAGCCGCTGACGATTGAAGAAGTCGACCTGGCAGGCCCGCGCGAGGGCGAGGTGCTGGTCGAAATCAAGGCCACCGGCATCTGCCATACCGACTACTACACGCTCTCGGGCGCCGATCCGGAAGGGATTTTTCCCGCCATTCTCGGACACGAAGGCGCCGGCGTGGTGGTTGACGTGGGTCCGGGCGTGAAAAGCCTGAGCAAGGACGACCACGTCATCCCGCTGTACACCCCCGAATGCCGCCAGTGCAAATTCTGCCTGTCGCAGAAAACCAATCTGTGCCAGTCGATCCGCTCGACCCAGGGGCGCGGCCTGATGCCCGATGCGACCAGCCGCTTCTCGATCGACGGCAAGCCGATTTTCCACTACATGGGCACATCGACCTTCTCGAACTACATCGTGGTGCCCGAGATCGCGCTGGCCAAGGTGCGCTCGGACGCCCCGTTCGACAAGATCTGCTACATCGGCTGCGGCGTGACCACCGGCGTGGGCGCGGTGCTGTTTACGGCCAAGGTGGAAGCGGGCGCCAATGTGGTGGTGTTCGGCCTGGGCGGCATCGGCCTGAACGTGATCCAGGCGGCGAAAATGGTCGGCGCCGACAAGATCATCGGCGTGGACCTGAACCCCGAGCGCGAAGCGATGGCGCGCAAGTTCGGCATGACCCACTTCATCAATCCGTCCAAGGTGGAAAACGTGGTCGACACGATCATCCAGCTGACCGACGGCGGGTCCGACTACAGTTTCGAATGCATCGGCAACGTGACCACCATGCGCCAGTCGCTCGAATCGTCGCACAAGGGCTGGGGCCAGTCGATCATCATCGGCGTGGCGGCGGCGGGGCAGGAGATTTCGACCCGTCCGTTCCAGCTGGTCACGGGCCGTGTATGGAAAGGCTCGGCGTTCGGCGGCGCGCGCGGGCGCACCGACGTGCCCAAGATCGTCGACTGGTACATGGAAGGCAAGATCAACATCGACGACCTGATCACGCACCGCCTGCCGCTCGAACGCATCAATGAAGGTTTCGACCTGATGAAGAGCGGCGAGTCGATCCGCTCGGTTGTGCTGTACTAA
- a CDS encoding M56 family metallopeptidase has protein sequence MINSLPDLLLRLTISASAAIVLLLLVRRPLRQRIDARLAYQAWLIVPLAMAAAALQPLFAAPVKALVLLPAFGPAGSATEALSAANPGFTGWLLLAWACGALATLSLFCLSHRAFVRSLGTLTERGGLAYAAHTTGGPALLGLWRQKIVVPADFEQRYSAAEQALIIAHEQVHAQRADAAANILLALMQCAFWFNPLVHLAAPRFRFDQELACDALVMRRHPAQRRTYAGAMMKTQAGVSVTPSVCHWQSCHPLKERIMHLQQTSPTPSRRMAGRMLVAALAAVTVFGALAARAESTPGYAVAMTLRVGSDAAPQNVNILTPADFSVRSGAGESVWSGDFSITAAGTDQVFIRSKISQNGKLVSEPGMLTRLGASSAIKIPGAEGKPGLALELTVTPAAQAVPGA, from the coding sequence ATGATCAATAGCCTGCCCGATCTGCTGCTGCGCCTGACCATCTCCGCCAGCGCGGCCATTGTGCTCCTGCTGCTGGTGCGGCGCCCGCTGCGCCAGCGTATCGACGCCCGCCTGGCTTACCAGGCCTGGCTGATCGTCCCGCTGGCCATGGCCGCCGCCGCGCTGCAACCCTTGTTCGCCGCCCCGGTAAAGGCGCTGGTGCTGCTGCCGGCGTTCGGGCCCGCGGGGAGCGCGACGGAGGCGCTCAGCGCCGCCAACCCTGGTTTCACCGGCTGGCTGCTGCTGGCATGGGCTTGCGGCGCGCTGGCCACGCTGTCCCTGTTCTGCCTGAGCCACCGCGCCTTCGTGCGCAGCCTCGGCACACTGACCGAGCGTGGCGGCCTCGCCTACGCCGCCCATACGACTGGCGGGCCGGCCCTGCTCGGATTGTGGCGCCAGAAGATCGTGGTGCCGGCCGATTTCGAGCAGCGCTACAGCGCCGCCGAACAGGCGCTGATCATCGCCCACGAGCAGGTCCATGCGCAGCGCGCCGATGCCGCCGCCAACATCTTGCTGGCGCTGATGCAATGCGCCTTCTGGTTCAATCCCCTCGTGCACCTGGCCGCGCCGCGCTTTCGCTTCGACCAGGAACTGGCCTGCGACGCGCTGGTGATGCGGCGCCATCCGGCACAGCGCCGCACCTATGCCGGCGCGATGATGAAAACCCAGGCCGGCGTGAGCGTCACGCCGTCCGTCTGCCACTGGCAATCCTGCCACCCACTCAAGGAGCGCATCATGCATCTGCAACAAACCTCACCAACCCCTTCGCGCCGCATGGCAGGACGCATGCTGGTAGCGGCGCTGGCCGCCGTCACCGTCTTCGGCGCCCTGGCCGCACGGGCCGAGTCCACGCCCGGTTACGCAGTGGCCATGACGCTGCGCGTTGGGAGCGACGCGGCGCCGCAGAATGTCAACATTCTCACGCCGGCGGACTTTTCGGTGCGCTCGGGAGCGGGCGAGAGCGTGTGGAGCGGCGATTTTTCGATTACCGCGGCCGGCACCGACCAGGTGTTCATCCGCAGCAAAATCAGCCAGAACGGCAAGCTGGTGAGCGAACCGGGCATGCTGACACGGCTGGGCGCCAGCAGCGCCATCAAGATTCCCGGCGCCGAGGGCAAGCCCGGCCTGGCGCTTGAATTGACGGTCACGCCCGCGGCCCAGGCCGTCCCCGGCGCCTGA
- a CDS encoding TfoX/Sxy family protein yields the protein MPFSVNDREILRAVKGVGPTVIARLEQMGYSDLEQLAAADAQGIVEKAAALVGSTCWKNSPQAKAAVQAAIIAAARASKTMVESGLVQESLLPGHAIRELERMANLGPKSAAILAAAGIHSLDHLTMLGSVAAFAMAKRSGARVSLNLLWAIEGALTGESWQTVAREHRASLLLALDSYGTGAQRE from the coding sequence ATGCCGTTTTCTGTCAATGATCGAGAAATACTTCGCGCAGTCAAAGGGGTCGGGCCGACGGTCATCGCTCGACTTGAGCAGATGGGATATTCGGATCTGGAGCAACTGGCCGCCGCAGACGCCCAAGGCATTGTGGAAAAGGCCGCCGCACTTGTTGGTTCGACCTGTTGGAAGAATAGTCCTCAGGCGAAGGCGGCGGTTCAGGCCGCTATCATCGCCGCTGCTCGTGCCAGTAAGACGATGGTCGAGTCTGGACTGGTCCAGGAGTCGCTCCTGCCTGGCCATGCCATCCGCGAACTCGAGCGCATGGCAAACCTCGGCCCCAAGTCAGCAGCCATCCTCGCGGCAGCAGGAATTCACTCCTTGGACCACCTTACAATGCTTGGATCAGTTGCTGCCTTTGCGATGGCCAAGCGCTCCGGAGCACGTGTCAGCCTCAATCTCTTGTGGGCGATAGAAGGCGCCCTGACTGGCGAATCCTGGCAAACCGTAGCGCGTGAGCACAGGGCCAGCCTTTTGCTGGCGCTCGATTCATATGGGACTGGCGCTCAGCGGGAGTAG
- a CDS encoding UvrD-helicase domain-containing protein, producing the protein MQNLLHNLNPEQLAAVTLPPQSALILAGAGSGKTRVLTTRIAWLIQTGQVSPSGIMAVTFTNKAAKEMLTRLSAMLPVSTRGMWIGTFHGLCNRFLRTHYRDAALPQTFQILDSQDQLSMIKRLLKANNIDDEKYPAKNLMYFINNAKDQGLRANRVEAHDPIERKMVELYELYDNQCQREGVVDFAELLLRAYELLERNQPLREHYQARFKHILVDEFQDTNDLQYKLLKLLAGQGQQIAGALFAVGDDDQSIYAFRGANVGNMSAFEREFRVENLIKLEQNYRSHGHILDSANHLIANNSKRLGKNLRTDAGHGEPVRIYEASSDLEEAQWIIEEAKSLMAEGSLRREIAILYRSNAQSRVIEHALFAAGLPYTVYGGQRYFQRAEVKHAIAYLQLMDNPHNDSAFLRVVNFPTRGIGMRSIEALQAAAEQYGISLYAAVPYVAGKSGSSLNSFVKLVEGARFETQQLALPETVRVVLEASGLLQHYQNEKEGADRIENLEQMVNAATQFVQEEGFGQGAPAYLGPKAQASAGELILNGDGTEIIDADIPLNTIMSPLSAFLSHASLEAGDSQAQAGQDALQLMTVHSAKGLEFDAVFITGLEEGLFPHESSSREMDGVDEERRLMYVAITRARKRLYMSFTQTRMLHGQTRYNMKSRFFDELPEEALKWISPRVQSHWFGNKKSAWDDAKFSSGGSDNKIAQQITQKAASNGPGWRIGESVEHAKFGEGVIVNIEGGGSNARAQINFGKAGMKVLDLSVAKLERVAR; encoded by the coding sequence ATGCAAAATCTCCTCCACAACCTCAATCCCGAACAACTCGCCGCCGTCACCCTGCCACCGCAGAGCGCCCTGATTCTTGCGGGCGCCGGTTCCGGCAAAACGCGCGTGCTGACGACCCGCATCGCCTGGCTGATCCAGACCGGCCAGGTGTCGCCGTCCGGGATCATGGCGGTGACGTTTACCAACAAGGCAGCGAAGGAAATGCTGACCCGCCTGTCCGCCATGCTGCCGGTGAGCACGCGCGGCATGTGGATCGGCACTTTCCACGGCCTGTGCAACCGCTTCCTGCGCACCCATTACCGCGACGCTGCGCTGCCGCAAACCTTCCAGATCCTCGATTCCCAGGATCAGCTGTCGATGATTAAACGTTTGCTGAAAGCGAACAATATCGACGACGAAAAGTATCCGGCCAAAAACCTGATGTATTTCATCAACAACGCCAAGGACCAGGGCTTGCGCGCCAACCGGGTCGAGGCGCACGACCCGATCGAACGCAAGATGGTCGAGTTGTACGAACTGTACGACAACCAGTGCCAGCGCGAAGGCGTGGTCGATTTCGCCGAACTGCTGCTGCGCGCCTACGAACTGCTCGAACGCAACCAGCCGCTGCGCGAGCATTACCAGGCGCGCTTCAAGCACATCCTGGTCGACGAGTTCCAGGATACCAATGACCTGCAATACAAGCTGCTCAAGCTGCTGGCGGGGCAGGGCCAGCAGATCGCCGGCGCGCTGTTCGCCGTGGGCGACGACGACCAGAGCATTTACGCCTTCCGCGGCGCCAATGTCGGTAACATGAGTGCCTTCGAGCGCGAATTCCGGGTCGAGAACCTGATCAAGCTGGAACAGAACTACCGCTCGCACGGCCACATCCTCGACAGCGCCAACCATTTGATCGCCAACAACAGCAAGCGCCTGGGCAAGAACCTGCGCACCGATGCCGGCCACGGCGAGCCGGTGCGCATCTACGAAGCCTCGTCCGACCTGGAAGAGGCGCAGTGGATCATCGAGGAAGCCAAGAGCCTGATGGCTGAAGGCTCGCTGCGCCGCGAAATCGCGATCCTGTACCGCTCCAATGCGCAGTCGCGCGTGATCGAGCACGCCCTGTTCGCGGCCGGCCTGCCGTACACCGTGTACGGCGGCCAGCGCTACTTCCAGCGCGCCGAGGTCAAGCACGCCATCGCCTACCTGCAGCTGATGGACAATCCGCACAACGATTCGGCCTTTTTGCGCGTGGTCAATTTCCCGACGCGCGGCATCGGCATGCGTTCGATCGAAGCGCTGCAGGCGGCCGCCGAACAGTACGGCATTTCGCTGTACGCGGCGGTGCCTTACGTGGCGGGCAAGTCCGGCTCTTCGCTGAACAGTTTCGTGAAACTGGTCGAAGGAGCCCGCTTCGAGACCCAGCAACTGGCGCTGCCCGAAACGGTGCGCGTGGTGCTCGAGGCCAGCGGCCTGCTGCAGCACTACCAGAACGAAAAAGAAGGCGCCGACCGCATCGAGAATCTGGAGCAGATGGTCAATGCCGCCACCCAGTTCGTGCAGGAAGAAGGCTTCGGCCAGGGCGCCCCGGCTTACCTGGGACCGAAGGCGCAGGCCAGCGCGGGCGAACTGATTTTGAATGGCGACGGCACCGAGATCATCGACGCCGACATCCCGCTCAACACCATCATGTCGCCGCTGTCGGCGTTTCTGTCGCACGCCTCGCTCGAAGCGGGCGATTCCCAGGCCCAGGCCGGGCAGGACGCCCTGCAGCTGATGACGGTGCACTCGGCCAAGGGCCTCGAATTCGACGCGGTGTTCATCACCGGCCTGGAAGAAGGCTTGTTCCCGCACGAGAGCAGCTCGCGCGAAATGGATGGCGTCGATGAAGAACGGCGCCTGATGTACGTGGCCATCACGCGCGCGCGCAAGCGCCTGTACATGAGCTTCACGCAAACGCGCATGCTGCACGGCCAGACCCGCTACAACATGAAATCGCGCTTCTTCGACGAGCTGCCGGAAGAGGCGCTCAAATGGATATCGCCGCGCGTGCAGTCGCACTGGTTCGGCAACAAGAAGTCGGCCTGGGATGACGCCAAATTCAGCAGCGGCGGCTCGGACAACAAGATCGCCCAGCAGATCACGCAGAAAGCGGCCAGCAACGGGCCCGGATGGCGCATCGGCGAATCGGTGGAGCACGCCAAGTTCGGTGAAGGGGTGATTGTCAATATCGAGGGAGGCGGCAGCAATGCGCGCGCCCAGATCAATTTCGGCAAGGCCGGCATGAAAGTGCTCGACCTGTCGGTCGCCAAGCTCGAACGCGTGGCGCGCTAG
- a CDS encoding BlaI/MecI/CopY family transcriptional regulator, whose protein sequence is MEQQAGAISDAESKVMEVLWQAGRAMPAEDIVAALVNGHQWQEATIKSLLNRLLNKGAVSAQKEGRRYLYTAVLKREHWLTSESKGMLDRLFGGRIAPLVAHFGKHRKLSKTDIAELKRLIGELDDDQ, encoded by the coding sequence ATGGAACAACAAGCGGGCGCGATCAGCGACGCCGAGTCGAAGGTCATGGAAGTGCTGTGGCAGGCTGGCCGCGCCATGCCGGCCGAGGATATCGTGGCCGCGCTCGTGAACGGCCACCAGTGGCAGGAAGCGACCATCAAGTCGCTGCTCAACCGGCTGCTCAACAAGGGTGCGGTCAGCGCGCAGAAGGAAGGCCGCCGCTATCTCTACACGGCGGTGCTCAAGCGCGAGCACTGGCTCACCAGCGAAAGCAAGGGCATGCTCGATCGCCTGTTCGGCGGGCGCATCGCGCCGCTGGTGGCCCATTTCGGCAAGCACCGCAAACTGAGCAAAACCGACATCGCCGAGCTGAAACGCCTGATCGGAGAGCTCGACGATGATCAATAG
- the thiD gene encoding bifunctional hydroxymethylpyrimidine kinase/phosphomethylpyrimidine kinase, with product MPTVLVFAGLDPSGGAGIAADLTAIAAQGAHALPVVTALTVQDHNRVHDVVPVDCALLTRQAQALIDTVEVKAVKLGIPGNRANAEAIAALVNQLRQRHPALPVVLDPVLASGHGDALARGDALAALMPLLAVATLVVPNLREAEALGQVACPHVLVTGGHGDGPDVVNRWRGGNREHEWRWPRLPGEFHGSGCTLAAAIAARLALGESMFDALERGQSYTHQSLAQSFAIGAGQRIPQRLPSLL from the coding sequence ATGCCGACGGTGCTGGTGTTCGCCGGACTCGATCCGTCGGGCGGCGCCGGCATCGCCGCCGACCTGACCGCGATCGCGGCCCAGGGCGCGCACGCGCTGCCGGTGGTCACCGCGCTGACGGTGCAGGACCATAACCGCGTCCACGACGTGGTGCCGGTCGATTGCGCCCTGTTGACGCGCCAGGCGCAGGCGCTGATCGACACGGTCGAGGTCAAAGCCGTCAAACTCGGCATCCCCGGCAACCGCGCCAACGCCGAGGCGATTGCCGCGCTGGTCAATCAACTGCGCCAGCGTCATCCCGCGCTGCCGGTGGTGCTCGACCCGGTGCTGGCCAGCGGCCATGGCGATGCGCTGGCGCGCGGCGACGCCCTGGCGGCGCTCATGCCCCTGCTGGCCGTGGCCACGCTGGTGGTGCCGAACCTGCGCGAAGCGGAAGCGCTTGGCCAGGTCGCATGCCCGCATGTGCTGGTCACCGGCGGCCATGGCGACGGCCCGGATGTCGTCAACCGCTGGCGTGGCGGGAACCGGGAGCACGAGTGGCGCTGGCCGCGCCTGCCCGGCGAATTTCATGGCAGCGGCTGCACCCTGGCAGCGGCGATTGCGGCCCGCCTGGCGCTGGGCGAATCGATGTTCGACGCCCTCGAACGCGGCCAGTCCTATACCCATCAAAGCCTGGCGCAATCGTTCGCGATCGGCGCCGGGCAGCGCATTCCACAGCGCTTACCTTCCTTACTATGA